A genomic window from Quercus lobata isolate SW786 chromosome 10, ValleyOak3.0 Primary Assembly, whole genome shotgun sequence includes:
- the LOC115964444 gene encoding LOW QUALITY PROTEIN: sucrose synthase-like (The sequence of the model RefSeq protein was modified relative to this genomic sequence to represent the inferred CDS: substituted 2 bases at 2 genomic stop codons), with the protein MDRSQSLNAPPYFDGSNYAFGKYECVLFYVRLMRRCGIPSKMVGKDPLQPNPNGIRLLLLWQMPIAKRLTLFSVVFEHKLQEIGLERGCGNNAEQVSEMIHHLLDLLEAPEPRTPDTFLGRIPMVFNVVIMSPHGYFAQDNVLGYPDTGDQVVYILDQVRALESEMLLRIKHQGLYIIPRILIVTRLLRDAVGNTCGERLERVYGTEHSFILXVPSXSEKGIVRNWISRLEVWPYLDTYAEVYMADLLQKATNLDRSFKAFGNVCLITRRSVAMLKCFMPSCIVSWPS; encoded by the exons ATGGATAGATCTCAATCTCTCAATGCTCCTCCCTATTTTGATGGGAGTAATTATGCTTTTGGAAAGTACGAATGCGTGCTTTTCTATGTGCGATTGATGAGACGGTGTGGGATTCCATCGAAAATGGTTGGGAAAGACCCACTACAGCCAAATCCGAATGGGATAAGGCTACTTTTGCTTTGGCAAATGCCAATAGCAAAGCGATTAacgctattttctgtggtgtttGAGCACAAGCTCCAAGAGATTGGTTTGGAGAGAGGGTGTGGTAATAATGCTGAGCAAGTTTCAGAAATGATTCATCATCTTTTGGATCTCCTTGAAGCTCCTGAACCAAGAACCCCTGACACATTCCTAGGGAGAATTCCTATGGTTTTTAATGTTGTAATTATGTCTCCCCATGGCTATTTTGCTCAGGATAATGTCTTGGGATACCCTGACACTGGTGATCAG GTTGTTTATATCTTGGATCAAGTTCGGGCCTTGGAGAGTGAGATGCTTCTTCGAATCAAGCATCAAGGCTTGTATATCATCCCTCGTATCCTCATT GTCACTAGACTTCTACGTGATGCAGTAGGAAACACATGTGGTGAGCGTCTTGAAAGAGTGTATGGGACTGAACATTCATTTATTCTTTGAGTTCCCTCCTGATCAGAGAAGGGAATTGTCCGTAATTGGATCTCAAGACTTGAAGTGTGGCCCTATCTTGACACTTATGCTGAG GTATACATGGCAGATTTACTCCAAAAGGCTACTAACCTTGACCGGAGTTTTAAGGCTTTTGGAAACGTGTGTCTAATAACTCGGAGAAGCGTCGCTATGTTGAAATGTTTTATGCCCTCATGTATCGTAAGCTG GCCGAGTTAG
- the LOC115962934 gene encoding putative pentatricopeptide repeat-containing protein At1g12700, mitochondrial, with product MSQRKIMPSVRTFNILVDTFCKEGMLKEAKIIFDKMIQKGIKPNVVSYNTLIDGYCLQNKLKDAIEALNMMVKRDCSPDVVSYNTLVNGFCKEKRIDETMNLFHEMSNKGVTPDVVTYNTLIGGFCRVERRKAALELFHKMQACGQPPDPRTYVVLLNGLCKNGQVVEAIKVFLEMEDKMLCNNIVIYNILIDGLCNVENLKVARELFYSLPAKGLQPDVRTYTIMLKGLCKERLIDEASELLEKMDGNVCTPNDCTYNTIIQGLLQWNETSKAIKYLKIMVDKGFSANATVATMLFDLLSSNQVDKNIQELLHKFV from the coding sequence ATGTCACAGAGGAAGATCATGCCAAGTGTGAGGACCTTCAACATATTGGTAGACACATTTTGCAAAGAGGGGATGTTGAAAGAGGCGAAGATTATTTTTGATAAGATGATTCAAAAAGGTATTAAGCCTAACGTAGTCTCTTATAATACTTTGATTGATGGATACTGTTTGCAAAATAAATTGAAGGATGCCATTGAAGCATTGAATATGATGGTTAAGAGGGATTGTTCACCTGATGTTGTTAGCTATAACACATTAGTTAATGGATTTTGTAAAGAGAAAAGAATTGATGAGACAATGAATCTCTTTCATGAAATGTCCAACAAGGGAGTAACTCCAGATGTTGTGACTTACAACACTCTTATAGGTGGGTTTTGTCGAGTGGAGAGACGCAAGGCTGCTCTAGAGCTATTCCATAAGATGCAGGCTTGTGGCCAACCTCCAGATCCCCGAACTTATGTTGTCTTGTTGAACGGCCTGTGTAAGAATGGACAAGTTGTTGAGGCAATAAAAGTGTTTCTTGAGATGGAAGACAAAATGTTGTGCAACAATATTGTGATTTACAACATTTTGATTGACGGTTTGTGTAATGTCGAGAATCTTAAAGTTGCAAGAGAACTCTTTTATAGTCTGCCTGCGAAAGGATTACAACCCGATGTTCGAACTTACACCATAATGCTCAAAGGGCTTTGCAAAGAGAGACTAATAGATGAAGCGAGTGAGCTACTTGAGAAAATGGATGGGAACGTTTGTACCCCTAACGATTGCACATATAACACAATCATCCAAGGGTTATTGCAATGGAATGAGACATCAAAGGCAAtaaaatatctcaaaataatGGTTGACAAGGGTTTTTCAGCAAATGCGACGGTTGCAACCATGTTGTTTGACTTACTGTCATCTAATCAAGTAGATAAGAACATTCAAGAATTGCTTCATAAGTTTGTGTGA
- the LOC115964445 gene encoding putative pentatricopeptide repeat-containing protein At1g12700, mitochondrial codes for MGTLLRTSHSSFRSYCYSTLIATAAATTSIASAKKNPNHNLNQNQFLKSVRDQCKSRSFRNVDHALDLFDTMLHMCPLPSINNFNHMLSVIARLKHYPVVIYQIKQIKSFGISPNVYTLNILANCFCHLDRVDFVFFVLATILKLGYHPNSVTLNTLVKGLYLQGNIARAVKLVEDMEQKGYQPNAFTCGTILNALCKIGKTDMAMRLLKKMEKGNFELDSLCKDRLAFSRTLPLTIP; via the exons ATGGGTACGCTGCTTCGTACTTCCCACTCTTCTTTTCGTTCTTATTGTTATTCTACTCTTATTGCTACTGCTGCTGCTACTACTAGTATTGCTAGTGCTAAAAAAAACCCGAATCACAATctgaatcaaaatcaattctTGAAATCTGTTAGAGATCAATGCAAATCTAGAAGCTTTAGGAATGTTGATCATGCCTTAGACCTGTTTGATACAATGCTTCACATGTGCCCTTTGCCTTCCATTAACAATTTTAATCACATGTTGAGTGTCATTGCAAGATTGAAGCATTACCCAGTAGTCATTTATCaaattaaacaaatcaaatcatttGGTATCTCTCCTAATGTTTATACTCTTAATATTTTGGCTAACTGCTTCTGCCATTTGGACCGAGtagattttgtgttttttgtcttggcaacaattttgaaacttggttaTCACCCAAACTCTGTTACTCTAAACACCCTTGTCAAGGGGCTCTATCTTCAAGGTAACATTGCTCGAGCTGTGAAGTTGGTAGAAGATATGGAGCAGAAAGGGTATCAACCTAATGCATTTACTTGTGGAACGATACTAAATGCTTTGTGTAAGATTGGTAAGACTGATATGGCTATGAGGTTGCTTAAGAAGATGGAAAAAGGGAATTTTGAGCTTGATAGTTTATGTAAGGATAGATTG GCATTCAGCCGGACCTTACCACTTACAATTCCTTGA